The Argentina anserina chromosome 3, drPotAnse1.1, whole genome shotgun sequence genome includes a region encoding these proteins:
- the LOC126786820 gene encoding polyadenylate-binding protein-interacting protein 9-like isoform X2, giving the protein MAAVAEIAGEAASANNQKLDSISKPVSESKPKSDFDVQKLVDMFTKLNPLAKEFFPSSYSPLQNHNFDTSFAVNNSKLLPTDNRRRSNNYNQGKRRLSGRAFRAERENSIRRTVYVSDIDQQVTEERLAAIFSNCGQVVDCRICGDPHSVLRFAFVEFADEHGARAALNLGGTMLGYYPVRVLPSKTAILPVNPTFLPRSEDEREMCSRTVYCTNIDKKVSQAEVKSFFETACGEVTRLRLLGDHVHSTRIAFVEFAMGKSIKDSCAPTCHSSDIALTTTAKIHG; this is encoded by the exons ATGGCTGCGGTTGCTGAGATTGCCGGGGAGGCAGCCTCTGCCAACAACCAGAAGCTGGATTCAATATCGAAACCGGTGTCTGAATCGAAACCCAAATCGGATTTCGATGTTCAGAAGCTGGTGGATATGTTCACCAAGTTGAACCCGTTAGCCAAAGAGTTCTTCCCTTCATCTTACTCACCTCTCCAAAACCACAATTTTGATACCTCTTTTGCTGTCAATAACAGTAAGCTCTTGCCCACTGACAATCGCAGG AGAAGCAATAACTATAATCAGGGGAAGAGAAGATTAAGTGGGAGAGCTTTCAGAGCTGAGCGCGAAAATAGTATTAGACGAACAGTTTATGTTTCTGATATAGATCAGCAA GTTACTGAAGAGCGTCTTGCTGCCATTTTCAGTAATTGTGGACAA GTTGTTGACTGCCGAATTTGTGGTGATCCGCATTCAGTACTCCGTTTTGCATTTGTGGAGTTTGCTGATGAgc ATGGTGCGAGAGCTGCTTTGAACCTTGGTGGGACAATGTTAGGGTATTATCCTGTCAGGGTCTTACCCTCAAAAACTGCCATCCTTCCTGTGAACCCTACATTTCTCCCTAGG TCAGAAGATGAGCGGGAAATGTGTAGCAGGACTGTATATTGTACAAATATCGATAAGAAG GTTTCTCAAGCTGAAGTCAAAAGTTTCTTTGAAacagcttgtggtgag gTTACTCGTTTGAGGCTTTTGGGAGATCATGTTCATTCAACTCGTATAGCTTTTGTTGAATTTGCAATG GGTAAGTCCATCAAAGACTCCTGTGCGCCCACGTGTCACTCGTCCGACATTGCATTAACCACCACGGCAAAGATCCATGGATGA
- the LOC126786993 gene encoding exopolygalacturonase-like, with product MSLISSYLGLRVFLLLILLVWVTKGQNHNLFRQTEHLGWRKVFNVMDYGAVEGGVTDNSQAFLKAWKDACQWKGRAMVMIPKGIFKLFPVIFSGPCNGPIAFVIMGTLKASTDPSTFNSENWINFRYLEQLTVAGGGTLDGQGSLVWSRNNCNNHPCRTLPISLSFDFVTNASIAHLRSYDSKNAHIKVFGCNKMDFTKLRLSAPGDSPNTDGIKIGNSYRIRISDVVIGTGDDCIAILSGSREIHISRLFCGPGHGISIGSLGEYDHEYDVEGVYVRNSGLKGTTNGLRIKTWAKSHPLKVSKIRYENIVMADVMNPIIIDQNYCPSPPCNQQVTSNVQISDVTYNNIWGTSSSKEAVALKCSKSSPCKNIVMNTIKLSLNGPGGPASSYCENAMGVSYGTQKPPSCV from the exons ATGAGTTTGATATCTTCATATCTAGGGTTGAGGGTTTTCTTGTTATTGATCTTGTTGGTATGGGTAACAAAAGGCCAGAATCACAACCTCTTTCGTCAAACCGAACATCTTGGTTGGCGCAAGGTTTTCAATGTGATGGATTATGGAGCTGTAGAAGGTGGAGTCACTGACAACAGTCAG GCATTCTTGAAAGCATGGAAGGATGCATGTCAATGGAAAGGGAGGGCAATGGTTATGATTCCCAAAGGAATTTTCAAGTTGTTCCCAGTGATATTTTCAGGTCCATGCAATGGTCCGATTGCCTTTGTGATTATGGGGACTTTAAAAGCCTCTACTGATCcatcaacatttaattctgaaaactGGATAAACTTCCGATACTTGGAGCAGTTAACCGTGGCCGGAGGTGGTACCTTGGATGGTCAAGGGTCCTTAGTTTGGTCCCGTAACAACTGCAACAATCACCCATGCAGGACACTCCCCATC TCTTTGAGTTTTGACTTCGTCACAAATGCAAGCATCGCTCACTTGAGATCATACGACAGCAAAAATGCTCATATCAAAGTTTTTGGATGCAACAAAATGGACTTCACCAAACTTAGGTTGTCAGCTCCAGGTGATAGCCCGAACACTGATGGCATAAAAATCGGAAACTCCTACCGCATTCGAATCTCAGATGTGGTTATTGGCACCGGTGATGACTGCATTGCCATATTGTCAGGAAGTAGGGAAATTCACATTTCCAGACTTTTTTGCGGTCCTGGGCATGGAATTAGCATTGGAAGTCTTGGAGAATATGATCATGAATATGATGTGGAAGGAGTGTATGTGAGAAATAGCGGTTTAAAGGGGACTACTAATGGTTTAAGAATCAAAACATGGGCCAAGTCACATCCCTTGAAGGTTTCAAAGATTAGATACGAAAACATTGTGATGGCTGATGTCATGAATCCAATTATCATCGATCAGAACTATTGCCCCAGCCCTCCCTGCAATCAACAG GTTACTTCGAATGTGCAGATTAGTGATGTGACATATAACAACATATGGGGAACTTCATCTTCCAAAGAAGCAGTGGCTCTGAAATGCAGCAAAAGCAGCCCTTGCAAGAACATAGTGATGAACACTATCAAGTTATCCCTCAACGGTCCTGGAGGCCCTGCGAGTTCTTACTGCGAAAATGCCATGGGCGTCTCTTATGGCACACAAAAGCCCCCTTCTTGCGTATGA
- the LOC126786820 gene encoding polyadenylate-binding protein-interacting protein 9-like isoform X1, whose translation MAAVAEIAGEAASANNQKLDSISKPVSESKPKSDFDVQKLVDMFTKLNPLAKEFFPSSYSPLQNHNFDTSFAVNNSKLLPTDNRRRSNNYNQGKRRLSGRAFRAERENSIRRTVYVSDIDQQVTEERLAAIFSNCGQVVDCRICGDPHSVLRFAFVEFADEHGARAALNLGGTMLGYYPVRVLPSKTAILPVNPTFLPRSEDEREMCSRTVYCTNIDKKVSQAEVKSFFETACGEVTRLRLLGDHVHSTRIAFVEFAMAESAILALNCSGMVLGTQPIRVSPSKTPVRPRVTRPTLH comes from the exons ATGGCTGCGGTTGCTGAGATTGCCGGGGAGGCAGCCTCTGCCAACAACCAGAAGCTGGATTCAATATCGAAACCGGTGTCTGAATCGAAACCCAAATCGGATTTCGATGTTCAGAAGCTGGTGGATATGTTCACCAAGTTGAACCCGTTAGCCAAAGAGTTCTTCCCTTCATCTTACTCACCTCTCCAAAACCACAATTTTGATACCTCTTTTGCTGTCAATAACAGTAAGCTCTTGCCCACTGACAATCGCAGG AGAAGCAATAACTATAATCAGGGGAAGAGAAGATTAAGTGGGAGAGCTTTCAGAGCTGAGCGCGAAAATAGTATTAGACGAACAGTTTATGTTTCTGATATAGATCAGCAA GTTACTGAAGAGCGTCTTGCTGCCATTTTCAGTAATTGTGGACAA GTTGTTGACTGCCGAATTTGTGGTGATCCGCATTCAGTACTCCGTTTTGCATTTGTGGAGTTTGCTGATGAgc ATGGTGCGAGAGCTGCTTTGAACCTTGGTGGGACAATGTTAGGGTATTATCCTGTCAGGGTCTTACCCTCAAAAACTGCCATCCTTCCTGTGAACCCTACATTTCTCCCTAGG TCAGAAGATGAGCGGGAAATGTGTAGCAGGACTGTATATTGTACAAATATCGATAAGAAG GTTTCTCAAGCTGAAGTCAAAAGTTTCTTTGAAacagcttgtggtgag gTTACTCGTTTGAGGCTTTTGGGAGATCATGTTCATTCAACTCGTATAGCTTTTGTTGAATTTGCAATG GCAGAAAGTGCCATACTTGCACTGAATTGTAGCGGAATGGTGTTGGGAACACAACCCATCAG GGTAAGTCCATCAAAGACTCCTGTGCGCCCACGTGTCACTCGTCCGACATTGCATTAA
- the LOC126786994 gene encoding uncharacterized protein LOC126786994, with translation MKEVFEVAEDKAKAVLDTPAPRNKKELQSLLGKINFLRRFISNSAGKTAVFSPLLKLKAYQEFQWGPAQQATFDKIKDYLTHPPVLRPPLPGVPLKLYISASPYSIAGLLAQDGDGEGGKKIEHAVYYLSRTLLDAETRYSPIERLCLALYFAGTKLSHYMLSFTTVVVAQTDLVKYMLTRPMLRCRIGKCILALSEFSLQYTPLKALIGQAVSDFLLHHPIMEDIEDQNVVVSFVHTQPWVLYFDGNSTDHLSRAGVALVNPSGVRHCYSFQLEWKCTNNQAKYEVIIIGLELLLDLEVTEVEILERASELLEQFADVVLDYIPRERNFTANELAQLATGIRLADGVRERILKVQRRTLPSFMARKQVNDEWLVAVIDPIDVDWRQPIIQYLTDPSAPVDKRVRYFATNYVLRGGELLRKVEDGLYLRCIYVAEATRCLREVHCGNCGSHQAGPKMRWLIRRYGFYWPTMLKDCISFAQGFIECQMHGPVQHMPDVPLQPIIKPWPGRGWALDFIGEIHPNSSLQHKHILLATDFFTKWVEAIPVRTTSSEVITDFIFKYIITRYGIPECLVADRGVGFMAEKTQKFLASYGIKFMHSSPYYAQANGQAEASNRVIMSILKRMLDANPRSWHTELDHTLWAYRTSKRTLTGTTPYALMYGHDAVLPMEINVQSLRVRE, from the exons ATGAAAGAGGTATTTGAGGTCGCGGAAGATAAGGCTAAAGCGGTTCTAGACACGCCGGCACCAAGGAACAAGAAGGAACTTCAGAGTTTGCTTGGGAAAATAAACTTCCTTCGACGCTTTATTTCTAATTCCGCTGGCAAAACCGCAGTCTTCTCTCCTTTGCTGAAGCTTAAAGCATATCAAGAGTTTCAATGGGGACCTGCGCAACAGGCAACTTTTGATAAAATCAAGGACTACCTTACTCATCCACCGGTTCTTCGACCCCCACTGCCTGGAGTTCCGTTGAAGCTCTACATCTCAGCGTCCCCTTATTCAATCGCAGGACTCTTAGCACAAGATGGTGATGGAGAGGGGGGCAAGAAGATTGAGCATGCAGTTTATTACTTGAGCCGAACCTTATTAGACGCTGAAACTAGATACTCGCCGATTGAGAGATTGTGTTTAGCTTTGTACTTCGCCGGTACTAAGCTCAGCCATTACATGTTGTCCTTCACTACAGTGGTGGTGGCGCAAACCGATTTAGTGAAGTATATGCTTACCAGACCTATGCTTCGGTGTCGGATTGGTAAGTGTATCTTGGCGTTATCAGAGTTTTCTTTACAGTATACACCCTTAAAGGCGCTCATAGGACAGGCAGTGTCCGACTTTTTGTTGCATCATCCTATTATGGAGGACATTGAAGACCAGAACGTGGTTGTTTCCTTCGTTCACACTCAGCCTTGGGTTCTGTACTTCGATGGTAACAGCACTGATCATTTGTCCAGAGCGGGTGTTGCTTTGGTTAATCCTTCCGGAGTCAGACATTGTTACTCTTTTCAGCTAGAATGGAAGTGCACTAACAATCAGGCAAAATATGAGGTCATCATCATTGGCCTGGAGTTGTTGCTTGATCTGGAGGTCACCGAGGTAGAGATATTAG AGCGAGCATCGGAATTGTTAGAGCAATTTGCAGACGTGGTGCTTGACTATATTCCTCGAGAACGAAATTTCACTGCCAATGAATTAGCACAGCTGGCTACGGGCATTCGCTTGGCAGATGGCGTTCGCGAGAGGATTTTGAAGGTTCAGAGACGCACATTACCTTCCTTTATGGCAAGGAAACAGGTTAACGATGAATGGTTGGTAGCGGTTATTGATCCCATTGATGTAGATTGGCGGCAACCGATTATCCAGTACCTCACTGATCCTTCTGCACCGGTAGATAAGAGAGTTAGATATTTTGCTACTAACTATGTCCTTAGAGGTGGTGAGCTATTGCGCAAGGTAGAAGATGGCTTGTACCTGCGATGCATCTATGTAGCTGAGGCTACGAGGTGCTTACGCGAGGTTCATTGTGGCAATTGTGGTTCTCACCAAGCTGGTCCAAAGATGCGGTGGCTCATTCGCCGATATGGTTTTTATTGGCCTACCATGCTTAAGGACTGCATCAGCTTCGCGCAGGGTTTTATCGAGTGTCAAATGCATGGGCCAGTCCAGCATATGCCTGACGTTCCTCTGCAACCAATCATTAAACCTTGGCCAGGTCGCGGTTGGGCTTTAGACTTTATTGGGGAGATTCATCCCAATTCTTCCTTACAGCACAAGCACATTCTACTGGCTACAGATTTCTTCACCAAGTGGGTCGAGGCCATACCAGTCAGAACGACATCTTCAGAGGTGATCACAGACTTtatcttcaaatatattatcacCAGGTATGGCATTCCAGAGTGTTTGGTTGCAGACAGGGGGGTAGGTTTCATGGCTGAGAAGACCCAGAAGTTCTTAGCTAGCTATGGGATAAAGTTTATGCATTCTAGTCCTTATTATGCCCAAGCGAACGGCCAGGCAGAAGCTAGCAACCGCGTCATTATgtctatactcaaacgaatgtTGGATGCAAATCCGCGATCTTGGCACACAGAGTTGGATCACACATTATGGGCTTATAGAACTTCCAAACGTACTCTAACTGGTACTACACCCTATGCGTTGATGTATGGACATGATGCGGTACTTCCTATGGAAATTAATGTTCAGTCGCTGAGGGTTCGCGAGTAA